The following DNA comes from candidate division WOR-3 bacterium.
CACGGCGCTGGCCGGGCCGATGTAGACCATGGCGATAACCGTGATGATGTTGGCGAGCCCGAGTCGGACCCCGGGGATAGGGTGCGGCAGCAGCGACTCGGCAACCTGCAGTACCGATGCACAGGCCACGAGCAGCGACAGCCGTACAATCCTGGACGATTGTCGATTGTCGATTGTCGATTGTCGATTCCCGGTCAATCGAAACTCGTCACTCGCCATTCGACAATTCCTCAATAGCTCTCGGCATCGTAGTCGCGGGACGCGCCTCTGACTTCGATCAGCACCCGGTTCGGAATGCACACTATGGTGCGGCCCGGAGTCCGTACCCAGCCGGCGTGCTTGCAGACTCCCTTGGGGCAGTCCGACTCGGCCACCCGGATGGCGCCGCCTCTGACCTCGATGCTCATCTCCGGTCCTGCCCTGTCGCCGATCGCTATCGTCTGGTCGCGGTCAAGCTGGTACGTGCCCACCAGCCGGTTGTTCTGGAAGATGCGGGCGATCGGCCGCTCGCCCGCGGCCCGCGCCGCCCGGATCAGCGCCCATCCGGGCAGAGCCAGCAACGCAGCGATGAGCAGGACGTCGAGTACCGTGAGTCTGCCAAGGTCACGCTTCAAGTTGTCCAGAGTCTAGGCGGGTTCGGGCTTGCCTGCAATCGGGACGGTGAAGAAGAACCGGCTCCCCTTTCCGGCCTCGCTTTCAACCCGCACGGTTCCGCCCTGCGTTTCCACCAGCCGCTTCACCAGCGAAAGCCCCAGCCCCGGCGCCAGTCGATCCGTCTTCTTTGCCTCGTCTCCCCGGAAGAAGATGTCAAAGACGTGCGGCAGGTCGCGTTCGGGAATGCCCATCCCCGTATCGGCCACCTCGACTTCCACAAAGCCCTCTGACTGCCGCGCGGATACCGTCACGCTGCCCCCGGGCCGGTTGTACTGAATGGCATTGGCCAGCAGGTTCCGAACCGTGAACTCAAGGTACCGGGCGCTGGCCTGAGCGGGTGGCAGATCCGCTGGCAGCTCCACCCGCACACTGACGCCGCGCTCGCGGGCCAGCGCCGCGTACTCGGCGGCGGCGGCTTCCACGACCTCGGCGACCGGTACCGGTGCGGTCTCGACGTTCGTGGTGCCCAGCTCCAGCTGGTGCAGGTCGAGCAGATCGCCGATCAGCCGCAGCAGCCCGTTGATACGCTGGCGCGCACGGTCGATGAGCGCCGGCCGCTCGTCCGGACTCACCCGTTCCACGACCTCAAGCAGGCTGGCCGCGGCCGCGGCCGGCGACCGGAGTTCGTGGGTAACGGTGATGACGGACTGAACCCGGTTTCGGTCCGCCTCGAGCAGCTTCCGGTTGGCCTGGGCCAGCTGGTTCGTGCGCCGGCTCAGGCGGCGGCTGATGGCGGCGGTGAAGTAGCGGACGATGTATAGCGTGCTGCCGAAGACGATTATGTTGGCAAGCACCGGCCCCAGTGACTGGTAGGGTGAGACGGCGTAGAGCCCGGTCAGGGGGAAGCGTGCAATCACTCCCGTCCAATCGAGCAGCACCATTGCCGTGTACAATCCGAAGGCCAGAGTGGCGATGACCAAACTGCCTGATTCCGGGAAGATGAAGGCGGCGATGGCGGTGTGAAAGACGAAGTAGAAGCTGAATGGGTTCTCAATCCCACCGGCGAAGTAGAGCAAAAGCACAAGAGCGATGAGGTCGATCACTATCTGGGTACGGGCGAGTCCGGTCAGACGTTCGGCCGTTGACGTCCGTCGCAGCCGCACCCGGAAGAAGACGTTGGCCGCCACGACACCGGCGGTCACAGCGAGCAGCGGCATCGGGTCGAACCGGAGACGCAGCAGGTACCACGCCGCCGGCAACGTGGCCAGCACGCCGGCAATGGCCAGCCAGCGCAACCGTATGAACCAGGCCAGCTGGCGGAAAGCCTCGTCGGCTCGCCCCGGGCTACCGGGGCTATTCGGCTGATTCAAGCAGGTGCGCCACTTCCCGAAGCAGGACATCGGCCGGCACCGGCTTATCCAGGAACTTCTCTACGGGCAGGAATTCGCCGTCGGTTTCCGGCGAGAAGCGCAGCGGCGTGGTCTGGTGAATCGCGGTGACCATCAGGATCGGCGTCTTCGCGTAGTGCGGGTCTTTCCTCACCTGGTATGAGACGTCGAACCCGGCCGAGCCAGTCTCCATCATGACATCCAGCACGAGCAGATCCGGCCGGAACTCCCGTATCCTGGCCGATGCCTCCGCTGCCTTGGTGCACGCCTCGACTTCGTAGCCCGCTCCGGCGAGAACCGCCCGGGTCGCGGTGATGAAGTCAGCGTCGTCGTCAACGATGAGAATCCGCTTTCCCTTGGTTGTCATTTTCCATCCTCCATAACTGACGATAGCAGCCGCCCCAGCCCCCCGGCGACCCGAGGCGGG
Coding sequences within:
- a CDS encoding NusG domain II-containing protein — translated: MDNLKRDLGRLTVLDVLLIAALLALPGWALIRAARAAGERPIARIFQNNRLVGTYQLDRDQTIAIGDRAGPEMSIEVRGGAIRVAESDCPKGVCKHAGWVRTPGRTIVCIPNRVLIEVRGASRDYDAESY
- a CDS encoding HAMP domain-containing histidine kinase — protein: MSCFGKWRTCLNQPNSPGSPGRADEAFRQLAWFIRLRWLAIAGVLATLPAAWYLLRLRFDPMPLLAVTAGVVAANVFFRVRLRRTSTAERLTGLARTQIVIDLIALVLLLYFAGGIENPFSFYFVFHTAIAAFIFPESGSLVIATLAFGLYTAMVLLDWTGVIARFPLTGLYAVSPYQSLGPVLANIIVFGSTLYIVRYFTAAISRRLSRRTNQLAQANRKLLEADRNRVQSVITVTHELRSPAAAAASLLEVVERVSPDERPALIDRARQRINGLLRLIGDLLDLHQLELGTTNVETAPVPVAEVVEAAAAEYAALARERGVSVRVELPADLPPAQASARYLEFTVRNLLANAIQYNRPGGSVTVSARQSEGFVEVEVADTGMGIPERDLPHVFDIFFRGDEAKKTDRLAPGLGLSLVKRLVETQGGTVRVESEAGKGSRFFFTVPIAGKPEPA
- a CDS encoding response regulator; its protein translation is MTTKGKRILIVDDDADFITATRAVLAGAGYEVEACTKAAEASARIREFRPDLLVLDVMMETGSAGFDVSYQVRKDPHYAKTPILMVTAIHQTTPLRFSPETDGEFLPVEKFLDKPVPADVLLREVAHLLESAE